TCCCTACGGCCACGGCAACGACGTTTTCGGGGAGCTTTTGGCCCAAAACGGCTACCAGCTCATGTTCGTCACCGGCTATCGGCCCTTCGACGGCAACGTCAATCCTCGGGCCATCCCGCGTCTGGGCGGCCATGCCGTGTCGGTGCAAAAGCTCAAGGAAATTGTGGAGACGTACTGAGGCGTTGGCGTCGGCGCTGTGCGCACCTGTGCCGGGGGAGTGGGCGTGGCCTAAGCCTTCAAGACGTACTGCGCGCAGGCGTCGAGGCTGCACGTTCTGGCGTGAGGCGCCTGGGAAGGAGCGCCGTACGGCGTACGGGGTGTGGCGTCGCGGCCGCCGTCCGGCCAGAAGCCGGACGGCGGCCACTCCGGGCCTATTGGCCGAGCAGCAGATGCAGCATCGGCGGGATGGACCCTCCGGTGACTTCCGTGAAGTCCGGGTTGGTGGTCATGACCGCGCCGTGCTCGCCCACGGTGAATGACGCGTTTTGTTCGATGCTGGCCGTCATCCCGTAGACCGGGGATGAGAACCCACCCTCCACAAGTTGCCCCACGCCGTTTTGGATGCGGTACAGGTAGGCCTTGTTGCCATCGGTGTACCGGCTCGACGTGTTGAGCGCCGCCCAGAACACGCCGCCTCCGGCATGAACGATGGACGAGAAGGAATACAGCGGATAACCCGCCTCCGGCGGCGCGACGCGGGGGATGCCTGTCACCGGGGACCAGGAGGCGCCGTCGGTGCTGTAGAAGGCGGCCCCGTTTTCGCCCACGGCCACCACCATGTTCGTGGTGGCGGCCACGGCGTACAGGTCGTCGCCGTTTGCGCCCACCACGGATGTGCTCCAAGCCCCGCTGTGCCACCGGGCCACCTTGCCGTCCAGGCCCACGGCATGCACGTCCCCGTTGGGGGAAGCGGCCATGGACTTGTAGTAGTAGTCGATTCCGCCATTGAGGCAGTTCATGAACGTGCTTTCCACCATGCAGGGACTGCCGTTGCCGTTGGCGTCCTGGAGGACGGCGTAGCCGCCCGAGGCGGTCTTGGCCACGTCAAGCAGCGGCGGGGAACTGCCCACGCTGCCGGGGGGCGTCCAGGCGGTCCAACTGGAGCCGTTGCCGCGCAGGGTGAGGCCGTTCATGGTGGCGGTGTCGATCACCGACAGCCACATGTCCGATGCGGAAAACCCCTTGAAGGTCTTGGTGAAGCTGTTTTCCGCCAGGGTGGCGATGGGGTGGGCGGTCATCTGGCCGCCGTTCCAGGCGTAGATGCCGATGGACTGGCCGGTCCATTCCGGGACGATCCACAGGCGGTCGGTAAAAACCGCAGCCTTCAGGTTCGTGGTGATTTTGGCCGGGGTGTTCAGGGTCTGCCTGGCCCCGGTGGTCCCGTTCATGCTCTCCATCAGGCCGTAGTCGCCGCCGAGCAGGTATCCGCCTGAAGCGGGCACGATGGCGTGGCGGGCCTTCATGGCCGGGTCGTCGCGGTTGACCAGGGCGTTGTTCGTCCCCACCCACTGCCGGATGACCCCGGCCAGTCCCACGAACCAGATGTCGTTTGCCCCTGAACCGCTCATGGCCGACAAATCGTATCCGTCGAGGATGCCGCCGCCGGTGTTGACCTGCACCCAGGTAGTAGGGGAGACGGACCGCTTCAGCCGGAAGATCTGGCCCGAATTGCCGCTGGCGAACACGTTGTCGGCGTCGGGCCCCCAGACGGCCTGGAGCAGGTTGAAGCTCATGGAGCCTCCGGCTTCCAGCTGGGCCATGACCGTCCAGCCCGTGGCGTCGCGGTGAAGAATCGTGCCGTAGGTGCCCACGGCGAAGATGTCGGAGTCGGAAAATCCGAAGATGGACTCCAGACGAAATCCCCAGTCGGAAACCACGCCCAGGGGGTCGGTGACGCCCTCGAACTCCCATTTGCTCTGGGCGGCGTTCCATTTGGCCGGGGCGCCGGACAGGTCGCTGATGGCATAGGCCCCGCCCGTGGCGGACACCCAGACGTCGGCCATGGTGTACAGGCCGTCCCAGCCCTGGACAGTCGGCGGCGTTGTGGCCGTCCAGGTCGTGCCGTTGAAATGCAGGAGCACCGAACGGGTGGGATCGGACACGGTTGCCGCCGCGCCGTTGCCGCCCACGGCCCAGATGTCTGTGGCCGAGCGGCCGTGGATGCCCTTTATGGGGGCGGTGGTTCCGGAGGTCATGAAGGTGACGGTGGATCCGGTGCGCTTGAGGATGGTCCCTGCATCGCCGACGAAATAGGTGGTTGTCCCGCCGTCCGGGCTGTAGGCATCGTTTAGGGTGTTGCCGGTGGGCGTGGGAGCCAGGGAGGTCCAGGTTTGGGCCGTGGCCAGGTTTGAAAGGCCGCAGAAGACGAACAGGGCCATGCCGAACCAGGCCATGCGCAAAGCATTCTTCGTGCAAATCACGTTTTTCCCTCCCGAGATGGCGCAGGCGTCCTGCGACTTTTCGCGAACAAGCGCGTGTACATCGTCATTGGGCGGCCAGTGCGTTGCTCAAGATGCGGCAGTCGCGCGGACGGCGACTGCGGGCGGGCGTGACGTCGGAAAGAAGAAAGCGTCTATTTTGAAGATTTTTTATCCTACATCAATGTGTAGTGTTTGTGCAAGGCGTATCCACTGGCAGCTCGCTCTGGGCCGTCATGCCGGGGTCGGAACACCGGGGCGGGCGTACCTTCTCCGGCCAGCGGCCTGGCTGCCGCCAACCGTTGCAAGCCCCGGCGGTCCGGGGCGCAAAGTTCGCCTCATCCTTAACGCACAATCGATTCACAGGTAATATTATACACTTTTTCTTTGGAAATACTTTTCACATCGCGAGCCATGTCATGTCTTCCAATGCCGCACACCGGGGCGCATACCGGCTCGTTCTGGCCATCGGCCTGCCCCTGGTGGTCAGCATGGGCGCCACCACGCTCATGCTTTTTACCGACCGGATGTTTCTGGGCAACTATTCCCTCGACGCCATCGCCTCCGCCATGCCCGCAGGCATCGCCTCCTTAGTTTGACTCCGTGCGCATGCGCAAAGCGTCCAACGCCTTGCTGGTAAATTCAGGACCATTGTCCAATCGAATGGTCTGGGGGCATTCTCCTTTGAGCCTCAACGCTTCCAGCATCCTGGCAACACGTTCCCCCGTTATGGATTGACCCGGCTCCAGGCAAGGACTTCGCCGGTCCCAAAGGTCCACCACCGTCAGCACCCGGATGCGGCGGCCATTGTCCAGGCTGTCGCTTACGAAATCCATCGCCCAATGCTGATTCGACTCCGTGGGGCCAGGCGTCACCACGCGTAAACGGCTCGGGTGTTTGCGACGTCGTCTCAGCCGTAACGATAGCCCTTCTTCCCGGTACACCCGCTCGACCCGTTTATGGTTCACGACATAACCTTCACGTCGTAACAGGATGTGCAGCCGAGGGCTGCCGAAACGTCGGCGATCTTCAGCCAGTTCACGCAACCGGCGGCGTAGTTCGGCGTCTCGATCCGGCTTGACTGGCCGCCGGTATGTCCGACGGTTCATGCCTATCAACTGGCAGGCCCGCAGCTCGGAATAACCATGCGCCTCAATGGTGTGGCGCACGGCCAAGCGGCGTTCGGCGGGCTCTATCAGTTTTTTTCCAGGACTTCCTTGAGCACCTGGTTATCCAGAGCTAACTCGACGACAAGCCGTTTCAGGCGCAGGTTTTCCTCTTCAAGGCCCCGCAAGCGTACCGCCTCGGACACCTCCAGGCCGCCGTACTTGCTGCGCCATTTGTAAAACGTCGCATCGGACATCCCATGCTCACGGCATAAAGCGGCTACCGTCATCCCCGCTTCCGCCTGCTTGAGAATCTCGATGATCTGTGCCTCGCTGTATCGGCTCTTCCTCATGGGCACGACCTCGCTGGCCGAAGTCACGAACTCATAACTGGGATATCTTTTGGGGGAAAGGTCAGCCGTCAATAGCCCATCCGGTGGAGCCATGGACGGATGAAGGAGGCAAGTTCCTGAGGCAATTCCGGAATGGCATACGCTTTTTCTGAGAGAAATCGCTCATACCGGTATTCTGGAATGAGCAACGGATTCTGTGTTTGACCGAGCATGTTTTCGTTGAAATCGATATCGAGGGCGGCACACATTTCATTTAGGATCCTTCGTGGTTCGGAGACCAGATCCTCATACTTGCACCAATACGTGATGGCCCCCAACTGCATGAGACGCTCAAATACCCGAACTCCATAGCACCAGCGGAGTGCTGCGCGCAGCAGGGGTTGACCAGTTCTTCGAACCTTGGAATCGATACACGAGGCTCCGTGCCGCGCAATGTATATTATCCTATACCCATGCATTGTGGAAACAAACTGAGACAGAACGTCAACGCATGACACATTTATTGTGTTGCACTCTTCAAGTCCATACAACTGCTCTGTTGTAATTTTATTCCCCCATATTTTCCCATGGTGTCGCGAAATATCTTCATCGAAAATGGACCGGAGGGCCTGCAGCCTTTCATTAAGTATGTTTTCTGTTGATGTAACAGGAAAATCATCTCCAATAAGCACCCTTGCTGTATGAAATTCGCTTCTCATACTGATGTCTGGATGTCCATCGAGGCATGCGGTCAAAAGAGAAGTTCCTCCGCGTCCAACGCCGATTACCAGCAGAGGATTGCCTGTGTGTGTCATCTTCTTCCTTCTTAAAATTACAGAGACGTTAGGCCTGATACATGGTACAGTTTAAGTTGTCGGATACAAGCGTTTCAGATTGATTCGAGCATCATCTGTCGTGAGTCGCCAGGCCACGTAGGCTTGGCGATTATTTTTTCATCGCTCCACGCCGATACCAGGGCACGCATCGGCTCATGGCAGCCTATTCGGCAGGAGAGGCATTGTCGGATCAACACGCCGAGTGCGATTTTTGAAAAGTTTGATCTACGTCAATACCTATAAGTGTAGTTTATTTCAAGGTGTTGTGAAAGTCACCTCATTTATTTGTGGAATGCAACGCCAGTTTCTCAGCCGAAGAGTCCTCTCGCAGTGACGTCTGAGGTGGTCGCGGAAAATTGGACAGTCGGTCAAGCTATGCTCCTCAAGCGAGGAGGATGGTTTCCGATGTCCAAGCGACGGAAGTTTTCGGCTGAGTGTAAGGCCAAGGTGGCGTTTGAAACCCTGTCCGGCGAGTTGACCAGCAAGTACGACGTACGCCAACGGTGATCGCGGGCTGGAAGCGTCAAGCCAAGGAAGGCATGGTGGCGTCCTTTTCCGGGAAAACGGCGGCCGTGAAAATAGATGCCGCTGCCGAGATCAAGGAATTGCACGCCAAGATCGGCCAACTCACGGTGGAAAAGGATTTTTGAGAGCGAGCCTTCGCAAAACGGTGCGTCGCCAGCGAAGGCGCGGGATGGTTGATCGTGATCATCCGCGATGCAGTATTTCCCGGCAGTGCCGGATGCTCGGGTTGGCCAGATCAACATGGTATCATCGCCCCACGGGAGAAAAGGTCGTAAATCTCGATCTGATGCGGCGTATTGACGAGCAATTTTTGGAGACGCCGTTTTACGGG
Above is a genomic segment from Desulfolutivibrio sulfodismutans DSM 3696 containing:
- a CDS encoding sulfotransferase; amino-acid sequence: MTHTGNPLLVIGVGRGGTSLLTACLDGHPDISMRSEFHTARVLIGDDFPVTSTENILNERLQALRSIFDEDISRHHGKIWGNKITTEQLYGLEECNTINVSCVDVLSQFVSTMHGYRIIYIARHGASCIDSKVRRTGQPLLRAALRWCYGVRVFERLMQLGAITYWCKYEDLVSEPRRILNEMCAALDIDFNENMLGQTQNPLLIPEYRYERFLSEKAYAIPELPQELASFIRPWLHRMGY
- a CDS encoding DDE-type integrase/transposase/recombinase, coding for MRHTIEAHGYSELRACQLIGMNRRTYRRPVKPDRDAELRRRLRELAEDRRRFGSPRLHILLRREGYVVNHKRVERVYREEGLSLRLRRRRKHPSRLRVVTPGPTESNQHWAMDFVSDSLDNGRRIRVLTVVDLWDRRSPCLEPGQSITGERVARMLEALRLKGECPQTIRLDNGPEFTSKALDALRMRTESN
- the tnpA gene encoding IS66 family insertion sequence element accessory protein TnpA; this translates as MRKSRYSEAQIIEILKQAEAGMTVAALCREHGMSDATFYKWRSKYGGLEVSEAVRLRGLEEENLRLKRLVVELALDNQVLKEVLEKN